A single window of Nocardioides baekrokdamisoli DNA harbors:
- a CDS encoding molybdopterin-dependent oxidoreductase has protein sequence MEKRLGVCNLCEAICGLELTIEDNQVTGVRGNPTDPLSRGHICPKGTAIGDIYADPDRLKHPVMRVGEGAEAEWKEISWEAAFELTANRLAEVINEHGDDALAIYLGNPNVHALGALTHGVTMANSFRTRNKFSATSVDQLPHQLMSWLLYGHQLLLPIPDLDRTDYILMFGANPMVSNGSLMTAPDFPNRIRALKARGGSMVVVDPRRTETAKVSTEHVFVRPGTDAWVLLALLNTVLASGNATPPAYVDNLDAVRYAVAAFTAEHAEAMSGVSAATIGRLAEEFMAAPSAVAYGRMGVSTQEFGTVCQWAIQMLNLVTGNLDRVGGAMLTNPAINVVDMGLLGPGHLGRRSSRVRGLKEFGGELPVSVLCEEIETPGVGQIRALITSAGNPVLSTPNGAALDRALPGLDFMVAIDFYINETTRHASVILPPASALERDHYDLVFHQLAVRNTARFTPAIFTIGRDQRQDWEIYKAIALRTQSRLARKAPLRRSLELRARLQFSPTFLIANLLRLGRSGVTMSKLRAHPEGVDLGPLRAGQFPQRLRTKNKRVDAAPALVFDDLDRLQRQQPPAAGELLLIGRRGKQDNNSWGHNLHRLTKGRERHQLFVNPGDLASRGLSDGAVVTVTSRVGSVQVEALATDDIMPGVVSLPHGYGHGRAGTQMANASQVRGVSINDLTDPERLDVSGNAAFSGVPVTVS, from the coding sequence ATGGAGAAGCGCCTGGGCGTGTGCAACCTGTGTGAAGCGATCTGTGGCCTCGAACTGACGATCGAGGACAACCAGGTCACCGGCGTACGCGGCAACCCCACCGATCCGCTCTCCCGCGGTCACATCTGTCCCAAGGGGACAGCCATCGGGGACATCTACGCCGACCCGGACCGCCTCAAGCACCCCGTCATGCGCGTCGGCGAGGGCGCCGAGGCCGAGTGGAAGGAGATCTCCTGGGAGGCCGCCTTCGAACTCACCGCGAACCGACTGGCGGAGGTGATCAACGAACACGGCGACGACGCACTGGCGATCTACCTCGGCAATCCGAACGTGCACGCCCTCGGAGCATTGACGCACGGTGTGACGATGGCGAACTCGTTCCGGACCCGGAACAAGTTCAGCGCCACGTCCGTGGACCAACTCCCCCACCAGTTGATGTCGTGGCTGCTGTACGGCCACCAACTGCTGCTGCCCATACCGGATCTGGACCGCACCGACTACATCCTGATGTTCGGCGCGAACCCGATGGTGTCCAACGGCTCGCTGATGACGGCCCCTGACTTCCCCAACCGGATCCGGGCGCTCAAGGCACGGGGCGGTTCGATGGTCGTCGTCGATCCTCGGCGTACCGAGACCGCGAAGGTGAGCACCGAGCACGTCTTCGTACGCCCTGGCACCGACGCCTGGGTCCTGCTCGCCCTCCTCAACACGGTCCTGGCGTCCGGCAATGCGACGCCGCCGGCGTACGTGGACAACCTCGACGCGGTGAGGTACGCGGTGGCCGCGTTCACGGCCGAACACGCGGAGGCGATGAGCGGCGTCTCAGCCGCGACGATCGGGCGGCTCGCCGAGGAGTTCATGGCAGCGCCGAGCGCGGTTGCCTACGGCCGGATGGGCGTCTCCACCCAGGAGTTCGGCACGGTGTGCCAATGGGCGATCCAGATGCTGAACCTGGTCACCGGCAACCTCGACCGCGTCGGCGGAGCGATGCTCACCAACCCGGCGATCAATGTCGTCGACATGGGCCTGCTCGGGCCGGGTCACCTCGGTCGTCGGTCGTCGCGCGTACGTGGCCTGAAGGAGTTCGGGGGCGAACTCCCGGTGTCGGTGCTGTGCGAGGAGATCGAGACGCCAGGCGTTGGCCAGATCCGCGCGCTCATCACGAGCGCCGGCAACCCCGTACTGTCCACGCCGAACGGCGCCGCACTGGATCGGGCGCTCCCCGGCCTGGACTTCATGGTGGCGATCGACTTCTACATCAATGAGACGACACGGCACGCCTCTGTGATCCTGCCGCCCGCTTCAGCCCTCGAACGCGACCACTACGACCTCGTCTTCCACCAGCTCGCGGTTCGCAACACCGCCCGGTTCACGCCGGCGATCTTCACGATCGGTCGCGATCAACGTCAGGACTGGGAGATCTACAAAGCCATCGCGCTGCGTACGCAGAGCCGCCTCGCACGGAAGGCCCCGCTGCGCCGCAGCCTGGAGCTCCGCGCCCGACTGCAGTTCTCCCCGACTTTCCTGATCGCGAACCTGCTGCGGCTCGGACGCTCGGGCGTGACGATGAGCAAGCTGCGCGCGCATCCGGAAGGTGTGGATCTCGGCCCGCTGCGGGCAGGCCAGTTCCCACAGCGGCTACGCACGAAGAACAAGCGGGTCGACGCTGCTCCCGCCCTGGTGTTCGACGACCTCGACCGGTTGCAGCGGCAACAGCCGCCAGCCGCTGGCGAACTGCTGTTGATCGGCCGCCGCGGCAAGCAGGACAACAACTCGTGGGGTCACAACCTGCACCGGCTCACGAAGGGACGTGAACGGCATCAGTTGTTCGTCAACCCCGGCGACCTCGCCTCGCGCGGCCTGAGCGACGGCGCCGTGGTGACCGTGACGTCGCGCGTCGGGAGCGTGCAGGTGGAGGCACTCGCGACCGACGACATCATGCCGGGGGTGGTCTCGCTTCCCCACGGCTACGGACATGGTCGGGCCGGCACACAGATGGCGAACGCGAGCCAGGTCCGCGGGGTGTCGATCAACGATCTGACTGACCCCGAACGACTGGATGTCTCCGGCAACGCCGCCTTCAGCGGCGTTCCGGTCACTGTCAGCTGA
- the rpsO gene encoding 30S ribosomal protein S15, with product MSVGTDAETKKKIIAEYATVEGDTGSPEVQIALLSHRISHLTDHLKQHKHDHHSRRGLLLLVGQRRRLLNYLQKTDISRYRSIIERLGLRR from the coding sequence ATGTCTGTTGGAACTGACGCGGAGACCAAGAAGAAGATCATCGCTGAGTACGCCACCGTCGAGGGTGACACCGGTTCGCCGGAGGTCCAGATCGCGCTGCTGTCGCACCGCATCTCGCACCTCACCGACCACCTCAAGCAGCACAAGCACGACCACCACAGCCGTCGTGGCCTGCTGCTCCTCGTCGGCCAGCGCCGTCGCCTGCTCAACTACTTGCAGAAGACCGACATCAGCCGCTACCGCTCGATCATCGAGCGCCTCGGTCTGCGTCGTTGA
- a CDS encoding polyribonucleotide nucleotidyltransferase: MTEPVISAVETVLDNGKFGKRTVKFETGLLARQAAGSVTAYLDDETMLLSATTASKQPKDHFDFFPLTIDVEERMYAAGKIPGSFFRSEGRPGEDAILTCRLIDRPLRPTFVKGLRNEVQVVITVMALDPNQPYDVLAINAASASTQLAGLPFSGPVGATRVALIEGQWVAFPTHSQLEDAVFDMVVAGRVTETGDVAIMMVEAEAPEQAWDLIQGGAQAPTEAIVAAGLDASKPFIKQLCEAQAELAKQAAKPVGEFKVFLDYQDDVYAAVDAAVGDDVRALYSASNGLDKLAREAKGDDIKAALLDKIGADFEGREGEIGAAFKSVTKQAIRTQVLRDKVRIDGRGLADIRPLHAEVSVIPRVHGSALFERGETQILGVTTLDMLKMEQQLDTLSPEKHRRYMHKYIFPPFSTGETGRVGSPKRREIGHGALARRALLPVLPSREEFPYAIRQLSEAMGSNGSTSMGSVCASTLSLLEAGVPLKAAVAGIAMGLISGEVDGQTQYVALTDILGAEDAFGDMDFKVAGTSEFVTALQLDTKLDGIPASVLGAALNQAKDARLAILDVMAEAITAPSEMSVHAPRIITVKIPVDKIGAVIGPKGAVINQIQDDTGATLSIEDDGTVYIGATNGEAAEAARSAVNAIANPTMPEIGERYLGTVVKTTNFGAFVSLLPGKDGLVHITRLKALNGGKRIDNVEDVVEVGQKIQVEIVEIDDRGKLSLAPVVEDEGSVEADAAADAE, translated from the coding sequence GTGACTGAACCTGTCATTTCTGCCGTTGAGACCGTTCTGGACAACGGCAAGTTCGGCAAGCGCACCGTCAAGTTCGAGACGGGCCTCCTGGCCCGGCAGGCTGCCGGGTCCGTAACGGCCTACCTGGACGACGAGACCATGCTGCTGTCGGCCACCACCGCCTCGAAGCAGCCGAAGGACCACTTCGACTTCTTCCCACTCACGATCGACGTCGAAGAGCGTATGTACGCCGCCGGCAAGATCCCGGGCTCGTTCTTCCGCTCCGAGGGTCGCCCCGGCGAGGACGCGATCCTCACCTGCCGCCTCATCGACCGTCCGCTGCGCCCGACCTTCGTCAAGGGCCTGCGCAACGAGGTCCAGGTCGTCATCACCGTGATGGCGCTCGACCCGAACCAGCCGTACGACGTGCTCGCGATCAACGCCGCGTCGGCCTCCACCCAACTCGCCGGCCTTCCGTTCTCCGGCCCGGTCGGTGCCACCCGCGTTGCCCTCATCGAGGGTCAGTGGGTTGCCTTCCCGACGCACAGCCAGCTTGAGGACGCCGTCTTCGACATGGTCGTCGCCGGTCGTGTCACCGAGACCGGTGACGTCGCGATCATGATGGTCGAGGCCGAGGCGCCCGAGCAGGCGTGGGACCTCATCCAGGGCGGCGCGCAGGCCCCGACCGAGGCGATCGTCGCCGCCGGTCTGGACGCCTCGAAGCCGTTCATCAAGCAGCTCTGTGAGGCCCAGGCCGAGCTCGCCAAGCAGGCGGCGAAGCCGGTCGGCGAGTTCAAGGTCTTCCTGGACTACCAGGACGACGTCTATGCCGCCGTTGACGCCGCCGTCGGTGACGATGTCCGCGCGCTCTACAGCGCATCGAACGGGCTCGACAAGTTGGCCCGCGAGGCCAAGGGCGACGACATCAAGGCCGCGCTGCTCGACAAGATCGGCGCTGACTTCGAGGGTCGCGAGGGCGAGATCGGTGCGGCGTTCAAGTCGGTCACCAAGCAGGCCATCCGTACGCAGGTCCTGCGTGACAAGGTCCGCATCGACGGCCGCGGTCTGGCCGACATCCGCCCGCTGCACGCCGAGGTCTCGGTGATCCCGCGGGTGCACGGTTCGGCGCTGTTCGAGCGCGGCGAGACCCAGATCCTGGGCGTCACCACTCTCGACATGCTCAAGATGGAGCAGCAGCTCGACACCCTGTCGCCGGAGAAGCACCGGCGCTACATGCACAAGTACATCTTCCCGCCGTTCTCCACCGGTGAGACCGGTCGCGTCGGTTCGCCGAAGCGTCGCGAGATCGGTCACGGTGCGCTCGCCCGTCGCGCGCTCCTGCCGGTGCTGCCGTCGCGTGAAGAGTTCCCGTACGCGATCCGTCAGCTCTCCGAGGCGATGGGCTCCAACGGCTCCACCTCGATGGGTTCGGTCTGCGCCAGCACGCTGTCGCTCCTCGAGGCGGGCGTTCCGCTGAAGGCTGCGGTCGCCGGCATCGCGATGGGCCTGATCTCGGGCGAGGTCGACGGCCAGACTCAGTACGTCGCGCTCACCGACATCCTCGGTGCCGAGGACGCGTTCGGCGACATGGACTTCAAGGTCGCCGGTACCTCCGAGTTCGTCACTGCACTGCAGCTCGACACCAAGCTCGACGGCATCCCGGCGTCAGTTCTGGGTGCCGCCCTGAACCAGGCCAAGGACGCGCGTCTTGCGATCCTCGACGTGATGGCCGAGGCCATCACGGCCCCGTCGGAGATGTCGGTGCACGCGCCGCGCATCATCACGGTGAAGATCCCGGTCGACAAGATCGGTGCGGTCATCGGCCCGAAGGGCGCGGTCATCAACCAGATCCAGGACGACACGGGCGCGACCCTGTCGATCGAGGACGACGGCACGGTCTACATCGGTGCGACCAACGGCGAGGCGGCCGAGGCCGCTCGCTCCGCGGTCAACGCGATTGCCAACCCGACCATGCCGGAGATCGGCGAGCGCTACCTGGGCACTGTCGTGAAGACCACCAACTTCGGTGCCTTCGTCTCGCTGCTCCCGGGCAAGGACGGCCTGGTGCACATCACCCGGCTCAAGGCCCTCAACGGTGGCAAGCGCATCGACAACGTCGAGGACGTCGTCGAGGTCGGTCAGAAGATCCAGGTCGAGATCGTCGAGATCGACGACCGCGGCAAGCTCTCGCTCGCCCCGGTGGTCGAGGACGAGGGTTCGGTGGAGGCTGACGCCGCCGCTGACGCTGAGTGA
- a CDS encoding M16 family metallopeptidase: protein MSTAQEIEPGVRRTLLPSGLRVVTEQMSGVRSAAVGVWVGVGSRDETPEQHGCSHFLEHLLFKGTPSRTALDISVALDSVGGEFNAYTAKEYTVFHARILDRDLPMAIDVLGDMISSSLITSDDVEAEREVILDEIAMHDDDADDVVHNLFAAQAYGADTPLGRGIAGTFDSIRGMSRETIADFYRARYRPENMVVAAAGNLDHDEVVRQVEAAFGRQGFLDTVADPIAPRAGTPLPVASGTVTETRAFEQANVVLGVPGFGRDDERRFALSIVNATLGGGTSSRLFQEVREKRGLAYSVYSFVSGHADTGVIGVAVGCLPEKTEETLATVRAELAKLAAHGITADELRLAKGQLAGGVVLGLEDSASRMSRLGKAELVHDQMLTIDDVLHRMDAVTLEECREVARLYGGPEILAIVGP from the coding sequence TTGAGCACAGCACAAGAGATCGAGCCGGGCGTACGTCGGACTCTGCTCCCCAGCGGCCTTCGGGTCGTGACGGAGCAGATGTCGGGCGTACGCTCGGCCGCTGTTGGCGTATGGGTGGGCGTCGGATCCCGCGACGAGACCCCCGAACAGCACGGCTGTTCACACTTCCTGGAGCACCTGCTCTTCAAGGGCACTCCGTCGCGTACGGCCCTGGACATCTCGGTCGCGCTCGACTCGGTCGGCGGTGAGTTCAACGCCTACACGGCCAAGGAATACACGGTCTTCCACGCGCGGATCCTCGATCGCGATCTCCCGATGGCGATCGATGTCCTCGGCGACATGATCAGTTCTTCGCTCATCACCTCCGACGACGTCGAGGCCGAGCGCGAGGTCATCCTCGACGAGATCGCGATGCACGACGACGATGCCGATGACGTCGTCCACAACCTCTTTGCGGCGCAGGCGTACGGGGCTGACACGCCGCTGGGCCGCGGGATCGCCGGCACGTTCGACTCGATCCGCGGGATGTCGCGCGAGACGATCGCGGACTTCTACCGAGCCCGCTACCGCCCTGAGAACATGGTTGTCGCGGCTGCTGGCAATCTGGATCACGACGAGGTCGTACGCCAGGTCGAAGCAGCCTTCGGGCGCCAGGGGTTCCTCGACACTGTCGCGGACCCGATTGCGCCCCGGGCTGGTACGCCCCTGCCGGTCGCCTCCGGAACCGTCACCGAGACTCGGGCCTTTGAGCAGGCCAACGTGGTCCTCGGGGTTCCCGGATTCGGGCGCGACGACGAGCGACGGTTCGCCCTCAGCATCGTCAATGCCACTCTGGGCGGCGGCACGTCCTCACGCCTGTTCCAGGAAGTCCGCGAGAAGCGCGGGCTGGCGTACTCGGTGTACTCGTTCGTCAGCGGCCATGCCGACACCGGTGTCATCGGCGTCGCCGTCGGCTGTCTGCCGGAGAAGACCGAGGAGACGCTGGCGACCGTACGCGCCGAACTGGCCAAGCTCGCTGCCCACGGCATCACCGCGGATGAACTCCGGCTGGCCAAGGGGCAACTCGCAGGGGGAGTTGTGCTCGGCCTCGAGGACTCCGCATCGCGGATGTCACGTCTCGGCAAGGCTGAACTGGTCCATGACCAGATGCTCACGATCGACGACGTCCTGCATCGGATGGACGCAGTGACGCTCGAGGAGTGCCGCGAGGTGGCTCGTCTGTATGGCGGCCCAGAGATCCTCGCGATCGTCGGCCCCTGA
- a CDS encoding DUF559 domain-containing protein, which yields MDIEILTPAELRQRGLRPRHIRTLLERGELRRILRGAYVDSSVPDSLELRAAACARVLGPRQIVVDRTAAWLHGVDALTWGEHDVLPPVEVCAVRGDQRTRRTGLDSGERDLVRRDLQELAGVLVTTPMRTGLDLGCRLRRREAYAALNDLARLVPSGRLAFDRELPRFAGRRGVVQLRQLLPLIEPRLESPREAWLWLALHDAGLPPPTPQVWVGNGRFRLDFAYERLRICIEYDGAAAHGPQSAAYDAARRAWLRAHGWRTIAIRAGDFGADRIDTWVRQLRAMIGESYDNRRW from the coding sequence GTGGACATCGAGATCCTGACTCCGGCCGAATTGCGCCAACGGGGGCTGCGGCCCAGACACATTCGTACGCTGCTGGAGCGCGGGGAACTGCGGCGGATCTTGCGCGGCGCGTACGTGGACTCATCCGTGCCGGACAGTCTTGAGCTACGCGCGGCGGCATGCGCACGCGTCCTCGGCCCCCGCCAGATCGTGGTCGATCGCACCGCTGCCTGGCTGCACGGTGTCGATGCCTTGACCTGGGGTGAACATGATGTCCTGCCCCCGGTCGAGGTCTGCGCGGTGCGCGGCGACCAGCGGACTCGTCGCACGGGCCTCGATTCGGGCGAGCGCGATCTCGTGCGCCGCGACCTCCAGGAGCTTGCCGGGGTTCTGGTGACGACGCCCATGCGTACGGGCCTGGATCTTGGCTGCCGGCTCAGGCGCCGAGAGGCGTACGCAGCGCTCAACGATCTTGCCCGCTTGGTCCCGTCCGGACGTCTGGCGTTTGATCGGGAACTGCCGCGGTTCGCGGGGCGCCGCGGCGTTGTGCAACTGCGGCAACTGCTACCGCTGATCGAACCGCGACTCGAGTCACCCCGGGAGGCGTGGCTGTGGCTCGCGCTCCACGACGCCGGGCTACCTCCGCCGACGCCGCAGGTGTGGGTCGGCAATGGTCGCTTCCGTCTGGACTTCGCCTACGAGCGCTTGCGGATCTGCATCGAGTACGACGGCGCCGCGGCGCACGGTCCGCAGAGTGCCGCGTACGACGCTGCGAGGCGGGCATGGTTGAGGGCGCATGGATGGCGGACGATCGCCATCCGGGCTGGCGATTTTGGTGCGGATCGGATCGACACCTGGGTCAGGCAGTTGCGCGCGATGATCGGCGAGAGCTACGACAATCGGCGGTGGTGA
- a CDS encoding class I SAM-dependent methyltransferase has product MVVQQIPARIRWAVDLIDVQPTDHILEIGCGAGEGAELLCRPLTTGKVFAIDRSEAGVDRTKKRCAPYVAAGRLTVRQIDLATLRVPVKRLNKVFAFNVNLFWSRDCSDEIALLHERVLPGGTVNIFYEATRRDMVPEMVEKTGRALSEAGFRVSVIDSRQPAAVALIGRR; this is encoded by the coding sequence ATGGTCGTTCAGCAGATTCCTGCACGCATCCGATGGGCCGTTGACCTCATCGATGTGCAGCCGACCGACCACATCCTCGAAATCGGGTGTGGAGCGGGCGAAGGCGCGGAGTTGCTGTGCCGTCCTCTGACCACCGGCAAGGTGTTCGCGATCGATCGTTCCGAGGCCGGCGTCGACCGTACGAAGAAGCGTTGCGCGCCCTATGTGGCCGCAGGTCGCCTCACGGTCCGCCAGATCGACCTCGCCACGCTGCGCGTCCCGGTCAAGCGACTCAACAAGGTGTTCGCGTTCAACGTGAACCTGTTCTGGTCGCGCGACTGCAGTGACGAGATCGCGCTGCTGCACGAGCGCGTACTCCCCGGCGGCACCGTCAACATCTTCTACGAAGCGACTCGCCGCGACATGGTGCCTGAAATGGTCGAGAAGACCGGTCGGGCACTCTCCGAAGCCGGATTCCGGGTTTCGGTGATCGACAGCCGCCAGCCGGCGGCGGTCGCCCTCATCGGCCGCCGCTGA